A single window of Acanthopagrus latus isolate v.2019 chromosome 1, fAcaLat1.1, whole genome shotgun sequence DNA harbors:
- the si:dkey-9i23.8 gene encoding parapinopsin, whose protein sequence is MSLVSEWLNGTVFSERPWPEGEKWLLVAVLGLEMIMGVVGNGLVLLVKVMCRGQFCCRYWFPFISLTLSDFGCSLLIISGSLLAMLTGGQRSPWCEIVSLLKFAFIASSIGSIAILCVQRLTGVVSTGSACFVVVVTVCLASWVTGVVFGSVPVVYAWIKYDPAEMLCAVFWESSYSDMLVYILCAFSICIFFPFLLILLCSLLTAFGCHLSSTSDDEVDLSAVTPLLVASYLLCYTPFVVSELILLGRMNLSPAPDWLRTLSSVMSYLDCGLNPLIYCSHQDFREAGLALLWSKRKPRSEPVLTAITKLHL, encoded by the exons ATGTCACTAG TGAGTGAGTGGTTAAATGGGACTGTGTTCTCTGAACGTCCATggccagagggagagaagtggCTGCTGGTGGCCGTGTTGGGCCTAGAGATGATCATGGGAGTTGTGGGAAATGGTCTAGTTCTGCTGGTCAAAGTCATG TGCAGGGGTCAGTTCTGCTGTCGTTATTGGTTTCCTTTCATCAGTCTCACCTTGTCAGATTTCG GCTGctccctcctcatcatctccgGCTCACTTTTGGCCATGctgacaggaggtcagaggtcaccatGGTGTGAGATCGTCAGCCTGCTGAAGTTCGCCTTCATCGCCTCCTCTATAGGGAGCATCG CGATCCTCTGTGTGCAGCGGCTGACTGGCGTGGTCTCCACAGGAAGTGCTTGCTTTGTTGTAGTTGTGACAGTGTGCTTGGCCTCTTGGGTGACAGGGGTGGTGTTCGGGAGTGTCCCTGTTGTCTACGCCTGGATCAA GTATGACCCTGCTGAGATGCTTTGTGCTGTCTTCTGGGAGAGCAGCTACTCAGACATGTTAGTCTACATCCTCTGTGCCTTCTCCATCTGTATCTTCTTCCCCttccttctcatcctcctctgctctctacTGACTGCCTTCGGCTGTCATTTGAGCAGCACCAG TGACGATGAAGTAGATCTGTCTGCGGTCACTCCCCTGCTGGTGGCCTCCTACCTGCTCTGCTACACTCCCTTTGTTGTGTCTGAG ctgATCCTGCTGGGTAGGATGAACCTGTCACCGGCACCTGATTGGCTAAGGACGctgtcatcagtgatgtcataCCTAGACTGTGGTCTTAACCCTCTTATCTACTGCTCGCATCAGGATTTCCGGGAGGCAGGCCTGGCCCTGCTGTGGTCTAAAAGGAAACCACGGTCAGAGCCTGTCCTCACTGCTATCACTAAACTTCACCTGTAA